In one Cercospora beticola chromosome 1, complete sequence genomic region, the following are encoded:
- a CDS encoding uncharacterized protein (BUSCO:EOG09260BL6), with amino-acid sequence MPHATADENGVPMDEDAAINSFLRDQDGGGVDYGDREFDQTDKADDAIDFEDISDDDLPEEQEAAGQPEEGREDELESNLFKQVADYNAQSEPRHTNGFHDSSEPDLFGETEEGNDLFGERMSSSPEVERHSQHTIAQVRSSGLALPKSTLALPTHTGAYPSANSYSQLSPSSASPPPFADQGYAGLSPTSMTSEDEDEDLDPQVALQRRLFKVSKMRATGDEADENSGEADMVTFYQLYPDYEKTQAPRFVQLFPPRAVEYKGKVPLKPPKVVVPTKLSLDLLHDQERGFKSLVAGNKSGQESTFNNSLVQADVKHAADSDSDEDLALDEFEDGERIAGLTMHDLALICQDWDIPSLNSEDDRSVSDVEMDLANGDWDGEERSRPSKKRKLGDFKPRSTNPLREPQLPLEDPERTTAKLAKAVALDLNDPNLLIDEHAPQTKRKLKRMLGDSKRDSAFNRDLAKRYNISNDHAYDLLKENHQHKVRSTLGSMAVEHSFPAAKLQFPFYKVSLDTKAKRAFHRPHLDLRQQPPTREHRFHKIKHIKRKHVRGRDAKEVFAKAEDLSLGDSASILLLEYSEEAPMMLSNFGMGNRLINYYRKQHADDQERGEKKEIGEAQVLMTQDKSPFANFGHVDKGETVPTLQNGMYRAPIFNHTPKHTDFVIGISSTYEGGDRFYLRNVENLYTVGQQFPLAEVPGQHSRRVTDAAKKRLRALSYRIYTKSLTRRDKVLDNASLMPHLPGHDMPQTRSKMREFMKYERVTNKGDGSTGVWVPHPGQPVPDAETLRSWIRPEDVCLLDSMQVGVQHLTDLGINEGKDVDEDKDIDEGANIELQLAPWRATKNFLNACQNKAMLKLHGDGDPTGQGLAFSFVKTSMKGGFQAQGESVEDRLDKQKRKDNGGHSYNVRRQQEQYDESIRRIWESQRQSLMKTEEISDDDMDDEPDRSAEYNIGRVHTPRSSVSTPAAFAGRHDDDYMSQFSGHSAGRGDKTLVITRSQGLDQFGQPLPDITETVTNPAVIREYRKRVLEREYANADITNYVPTGDAEKDEFARQHIAKELARIQRNADRREAREKAKARNASATSPPAAASPAADAEGSTSAANNGAENAPQKGKGRSKDGTARKCANCGQVGHIKTNRKLCPLLNGTMKPEDAGLNGDSTFGAVPAPLTL; translated from the exons ATGCCGCACGCCACTGCGGACGAGAACGGCGTCCCGATGGACGAAGATGCGGCCATCAACAGTTTCTTGCGCGACCAAGACGGAGGAGGCGTGGACTATGGCGACAGAGAGTTCGACCAGACCGACAAGGCGGACGATGccatcgacttcgaagacatcagcgacgacgatctgCCAGAAGAGCAGGAGGCCGCGGGTCAGCCAGAAGAAGGCAGGGAGGATGAGCTTGAAAGCAACCTTTTCAAGCAGGTCGCGGACTACAATGCGCAATCAGAACCGCGGCATACCAACGGCTTCCACGACTCGAGCGAGCCAGATCTGTTCGGCGAGACTGAGGAGGGTAATGACCTTTTTGGCGAGCGcatgtcttcttcgccgGAGGTAGAGCGCCACTCTCAGCACACCATTGCACAGGTTCGCTCGAGCGGGCTGGCTCTGCCCAAGTCGACACTAGCACTCCCTACGCACACAGGTGCCTATCCGTCGGCGAACTCCTACTCACAATTGAGTCCATCTTCCGCAAGCCCACCACCTTTCGCGGATCAGGGCTACGCTGGGTTGTCTCCAACCAGCATGACttctgaggatgaggatgaagacctCGATCCCCAGGTCGCACTGCAGAGGCGACTCTTCAAAGTGTCGAAAATGAGGGCTACTGGTGATGAAGCAGATGAGAACTCAGGAGAAGCCGACATGGTCACGTTCTATCAACTGTACCCTGACTATGAAAAAACGCAAGCACCCCGCTTCGTTCAGCTATTCCCGCCACGAGCTGTCGAGTACAAAGGCAAGGTTCCGCTCAAGCCTCCAAAGGTGGTCGTCCCAACCAAATTATCTCTTGACCTGCTGCACGATCAAGAGCGAGGCTTCAAGAGCTTAGTCGCCGGGAACAAGTCTGGTCAGGAGAGCACGTTCAACAATAGCCTCGTGCAGGCCGACGTCAAGCACGCGGccgacagcgacagtgaCGAAGATCTTGCCCTGGACGAATTCGAGGATGGTGAGCGCATTGCGGGGCTCACGATGCACGATCTGGCGTTGATATGCCAAGACTGGGACATTCCGAGCCTGAATTCGGAGGATGACAGATCTGTGAGTGACGTCGAAATGGATCTTGCAAACGGTGATTGGGATGGAGAGGAGCGCAGCCGGCCATCGAAAAAGCGAAAGCTGGGCGACTTCAAGCCTCGTAGTACCAATCCTCTACGTGAGCCTCAGCTTCCGTTGGAAGATCCCGAAAGAACGACTGCAAAACTCGCCAAGGCCGTGGCCCTGGATCTGAATGATCCCAACCTACTCATCGATGAGCACGCACCGCAGACAAAGCGAAAGCTCAAGCGCATGCTTGGCGATAGCAAGCGTGACAGTGCCTTCAACCGCGATCTTGCGAAACGCTACAACATTAGCAATGACCATGCATACGATCTCTTGAAGGAAAACCATCAGCATAAAGTCCGCAGCACTCTCGGCAGTATGGCTGTCGAACACAGCTTTCCCGCGGCTAAGCTTCAGTTCCCGTTCTACAAAGTCAGCCTGGACACGAAAGCCAAGCGTGCCTTTCACCGGCCTCACCTCGACCTCAGGCAGCAACCTCCAACTCGTGAGCACCGATTCCACAAAATCAAGCACATCAAGAGGAAGCACGTGCGTGGCCGTGACGCCAAAGAAGTCTTCGCGAAAGCCGAAGATCTTTCTCTTGGTGACTCTGCTTCAATACTGCTACTGGAATACTCTGAAGAAGCACCGATGATGCTGTCAAATTTTGGCATGGGCAACCGCTTGATCAACTACTATCGCAAACAGCATGCCGACGATCAAGAACGTGGAGAGAAAAAGGAGATTGGCGAAGCACAAGTCCTCATGACTCAGGACAAGAGTCCGTTCGCGAATTTCGGTCACGTCGACAAAGGTGAGACTGTGCCAACGCTGCAGAACGGCATGTATCGTGCTCCGATCTTCAATCACACACCGAAGCATACCGACTTCGTCATTGGTATCAGCAGCACATATGAAGGCGGTGATCGCTTCTATCTGCGCAACGTCGAGAACCTCTACACGGTGGGCCAGCAGTTTCCTCTCGCAGAAGTACCTGGACAGCATTCTCGACGTGTCACCGATGCTGCCAAGAAGCGACTGCGTGCACTGTCGTATCGCATTTACACCAAGTCTTTGACACGTCGAGACAAGGTATTGGACAACGCGTCATTGATGCCGCACTTGCCAGGACACGACATGCCGCAGACGCGAAGCAAGATGCGTGAATTCATGAAATACGAGCGCGTCACCAACAAAGGAGATGGGTCAACAGGGGTGTGGGTACCTCACCCTGGCCAGCCTGTACCAGACGCCGAGACCCTTCGCAGCTGGATCCGGCCTGAGGATGTTTGCTTGTTGGACTCTATGCAAGTCGGTGTGCAGCACCTGACGGATCTCGGGATTAACGAAGGCAAGGACGTGGACGAAGACAAGGATATTGACGAAGGAGCAAATATTGAACTCCAACTCGCACCATGGCGCGCCACCAAGAACTTCCTCAACGCTTGTCAAAACAAGGCTATGCTCAAGTTGCACGGAGATGGCGATCCGACCGGTCAAGGTCTCGCTTTCAGCTTCGTCAAGACTAGTATGAAGGGAGGGTTCCAGGCACAAGGTGAAAGTGTTGAGGACCGCCTCGACAAGCAGAAGCGCAAGGATAACGGAGGGCATTCATACAATGTCCGAAGGCAGCAGGAGCAATACGACGAGTCCATCCGACGCATCTGGGAGTCGCAACGACAGAGCTTAATGAAGACAGAGGAGATCTCGGATGATGATATGGACGACGAACCTGACCGTAGTGCGGAGTATAACATAGGGCGTGTCCACACGCCACGCTCATCGGTGAGTACGCCGGCAGCATTCGCCGGCCgacacgacgacgactatATGAGTCAGTTTAGTGGACATAGCGCTGGTCGCGGCGACAAGACTCTGGTCATCACTCGCAGCCAAGGCCTCGATCAATTCGGACAGCCTCTCCCTGACATCACGGAGACAGTCACCAATCCAGCAGTCATACGAGAGTACAGAAAGCGAGTATTGGAGAGGGAATATGCTAACGCGGA TATCACTAACTATGTTCCGACCGGTGACGCCGAAAAAGACGAATTCGCCCGTCAGCACATTGCCAAAGAACTTGCTCGCATCCAGCGCAATGCAGACCGCAGAGAGGCTCgcgagaaggccaaggcaCGAAACGCCTCAGCCACCTCGCCGCCAGCCGCAGCGTCGCCCGCTGCGGACGCCGAAGGCTCTACATCCGCTGCGAACAACGGAGCCGAGAACGCACCTCAAAAGGGCAAAGGCCGCAGTAAGGATGGCACAGCACGCAAGTGCGCCAATTGTGGCCAAGTTGGCCATATCAAAACCAACCGCAA GCTCTGTCCTCTGCTGAATGGAACGATGAAACCCGAGGACGCTGGCCTGAATGGAGACAGTACATTTGGCGCCGTTCCCGCACCGCTGACCTTGTAG
- a CDS encoding uncharacterized protein (BUSCO:EOG09264XF3) has product MGLEATMIVVDNSESSRNGDYVPSRWEAQVDATNLIFHNKTNANPESSVGLMSMGGNGPEVLTTLTTNHGKVLDGLHRTRVKGQSHLYTGIMIASLALKHRQNKSQRQRIIVFTCSPIADSSSTLTKLAKRMKKNNTSVDIIAFGDLTDENLEKLRAFNEAVKSNDGSHLEIIPPGAELLSEVIKKSPILEGEDGGAATNGGGADGAAGNDFEFGVDPNLDPELALVLRMSMEEEKERQEREKKAREEAEGKTNLESVPEDQKGEASESQPLLDSSGEPSGSKSNDKKDDDKMDTA; this is encoded by the exons ATGGGGCTCGAGGCGACGATGATCGTGGTGGACAacagcgagagcagcagaaaCGGCGACTATGTTCCCTCACGATGGGAAGCGCAGGTCGATGCCACAAATCTCATTTTCCACAACAAGACCAACGCGAACCCCGAATCGTCCGTTGGCCTGATGAGCATGGGCGGCAATGGGCCCGAAGTCCTCACCACCCTCACTACCAACCACGGCAAAGTGCTCGATGGCCTACACCGCACTCGCGTCAAGGGACAGTCACACCTCTACACCGGCATCATGATTGCATCC CTCGCACTCAAACACAGGCAGAACAAGTCGCAACGTCAGCGaatcatcgtcttcacatGTTCACCCATCGCCGACTCATCGAGCACCCTGACCAAACTCGCCAAacggatgaagaagaacaacacCAGCGTTGACATCATCGCGTTCGGCGATCTCACAGACGAGAACCTGGAGAAGCTACGGGCCTTCAACGAAGCTGTGAAATCGAACGACGGCTCACATCTCGAAATCATCCCTCCCGGAGCCGAACTATTGTCAGAAGTCATCAAGAAATCGCCAATTCTGGAGGGTGAAGATGGCGGAGCGGCGACGAATGGAGGAGGCGCAGACGGGGCCGCCGGCAACGATTTCGAATTCGGAGTGGACCCGAATCTGGATCCCGAGCTGGCGCTTGTGCTGAGGATGAgtatggaggaggagaaagagcggcaagagcgagagaagaaggcgagagaagaggcagagggAAAGACCAATCTCGAGAGCGTGCCGGAGGATCAAAAGGGCGAGGCGAGCGAGAGCCAGCCTCTGCTggacagcagcggcgagcCGAGCGGGTCGAAGAGCAACGACAAGAAGGATGACGACAAGATGGACACTGCATGA
- a CDS encoding uncharacterized protein (BUSCO:EOG09263RW3) produces the protein MASTNTSTSCKVVLASAIAKRLLEEVASGIKALKQPPRLHGFLANDDPAAEMYANWTKKTCEENGVDFTLRKVDREALEDELRYANQDQKVDGMIVYYPVFDTMRDRTLQWTVSLYKDVEGLSPQLISNMYQNIRFLDPPENTRKSILPCTPLAIVKILEYLQIYNNILDYGKRLHGRRITVINRSEVVGRPLAALLANDGAEVYSVDVTGVQQFSRGSGLKKQKHESRDMPGWALEQCLPISDVVISGVPGEKFKVPTHLVRDGAVCINFSSEKNFDPDIKEKASIYVPAIGKVTIVVLMRNLLRLVQNQPQANGDH, from the exons ATGGCGTCAACGAACACGAGCACCTCGTGCAAAGTGGTGCTAGCGAGCGCGATCGCCAAACGTCTACTCGAAGAAGTTGCAAGCGGCATCAAGGCGCTCAAGCAGCCTCCTCGCCTGCATGGCTTCCTCGCCAATGACGATCCGGCTGCGGAGATGTACGCGAACTGGACCAAAAAGACATGCGAAGAAAA TGGTGTTGATTTCACGCTGCGCAAAGTTGATCGAGAAGCACTCGAGGATGAACTACGCTACGCCAACCAGGATCAGAAGGTGGACGGTATGATCGTCTACTACCCTGTCTTCGACACGATGCGAGATCGCACTTTGCAATGGACTGTCAGCCTGTACAAGGACGTCGAAGGACTTTCGCCGCAACTCATTAGCAACATGTATCAGAACATTCGATTTCTGGATCCACCAGAGAACACTCGCAAGTCGATACTGCCATGTACGCCGCTCGCGATCGTCAAGATTCTCGAGTACCTGCAAATCTACAACAATATCCTCGACTACGGCAAGCGCCTTCACGGAAGACGAATCACAGTCATCAACCGCAGCGAGGTTGTTGGACGACCACTTGCAGCACTGCTTGCGAACGACGGAGCTGAAGTCTACAGCGTGGACGTTACTGGCGTTCAACAGTTCAGCAGAGGCTCCGgattgaagaagcagaagcacgaGAGTCGCGACATGCCAGGCTGGGCTCTCGAGCAATGCTTACCCATCAGCGACGTGGTTATCAGCGGTGTGCCGGGAGAAAAGTTCAAGGTACCCACGCATCTTGTGCGCGACGGTGCTGTTTGCATTAACTTCTCGAGCGAAAAG AATTTTGACCCGGACATCAAAGAGAAAGCTTCGATCTACGTTCCTGCCATCGGAAAAGTCACGATCGTCGTGCTGATGCGTAATCTGCTGCGACTGGTACAGAATCAGCCACAGGCGAATGGTGACCATTGA
- a CDS encoding uncharacterized protein (BUSCO:EOG09264ZI5): MAGPSAPAATAQTSRRRPPPTGDEEATAVLKLGNMTNEQALSPAEVTLMLERIEEHGERRNQTEIYYKTKEYCRAFSRFKDANAITQVNQISTQLTQRGYGIVEFERAQLATLCCDAAEEARTLIPSLEGKISDDELQAVLDEISKLRDFS; encoded by the exons ATGGCAGGACCCAGCGCCCCCGCTGCGACCGCGCAGACGTCGCGCCGCCGACCACCTCCAACCGGCGACGAGGAAGCGACCGCGGTGCTCAAACTCGGGAACATGACCAACGAGCAAGCCCTTTCTCCTGCGGAAGTCACACTCATGCTTGAGCGAATCGAGGAACACGGTGAACGCCGCAACCAGACCGAGATTTACTACAAGACCAAGGAATACTGCAGGGCTTTCAGCAGATTCAAGGATGCAAATGCGATCACGCAGGTCAATCAAATCAGTACACAGTTGACGCAGCGAGGCTATGGGATAGTGGAATTCGAGAGGGCGCAACTAG CAACGCTATGTTGCGATGCTGCCGAAGAAGCTCGCACGCTCATTCCTTCATTGGAGGGCAAGAtcagcgacgatgagctcCAGGCGGTTCTCGACGAGATCTCCAAGTTGCGCGATTTCTCGTAA
- a CDS encoding uncharacterized protein (BUSCO:EOG09260CKC) produces MAVPTDNDRPPGKQQSSHDDENSGRQNASPPGNGQTELALRPHEQNAVGGLAPAPQDRSRTSLDRPHEHSSKERSKSNGRRPSGQQRTCGKCQRHLTGQFVRALGDTYHLECFTCHDCGKIVASKFFPVPDQPPNQYPLCETDYFRRLDLLCYACGGALRGSYITALERKYHIEHFTCSVCPTVFGAQDSYYEHEGNVYCHYHYSTKFAQKCNGCQTAILKQFVEIFRNGVNQHWHPECYMIHKYWNVRLHAPPPKGSEEEQTLEHHRQIKSSSEGDASEDQRRTVRTEEEAVEYKVHWIWHTLSTFEERSATRISDMLLHVSNGAYMDGVVAAKKFITHVDLLFGAADDLDHRLQVRPTTGADKTVRTFDAIVHPGLSYSREAKLLCKKVVAFFQLLAENQDNGVRRLGVTQELLSLVTGLAHYLKLMIRICLSGALKLERETSSAEGLEGFLKDISKLDERLDAESQRDSRADAEAYVDKSADTCAVCDKAVEDKCFRRDNRVIHTQCLSCAKCNKDFGDDTANARWSEQGQKAWCEIHAPSDATTGGFVAVSRLQQYVHLLRVAHARLLATLRTSGALPHTSDDPNLLGYDSREGHSLDGQEQPPLLRSNTRSRSYAGRSPGQRNQGEPSYEDTMGDIRRLRSTRMDKHLSNATKKARTSRIIDGPEGMRPGSADGGDNRRKSTFQIIEDRAAQGDSVTQLTFGKQDAMTLDDIPRIVQAQQTREQRPNASRYARQPMIPQDPVPKLVNGHTRDFSGDGQEKLETRPPGTKKYFSELTALEYFIVRHVAVLSMEPLVEGHFNQEELLDLIETRKQNFWSKFGKAFQGKEKRPRAAKNAIFGIPLEQVLERDYEESTDGVGPGSLKIPSIVQECISAMKTMDMSVEGVFRKNGNIKRLNDAKEEIDAKGAVQVDLTKENPVQVAALLKKYLRELPDPLMTNKLHKLWTTSSRIEDNEKRRRLLHLTCCLLPKSHRDTMEVLFTFMNWVSSFSHVDEESGSKMDIHNLATVITPNIMHSGKDVVPVEDSFLSIEAVHSLIECNESMCEVPEDLAMILNDSSLFSNNAEITTKEILKRYGDRAKAPTVNSGHVVAAQNGTTSPPSSAPVVTRVDTDPYQQSAWQNESSVRHVGSDRDPMTPPTLPYANPNASTESHGSPNRASRAGPQQQRPVGMA; encoded by the exons ATGGCGGTGCCCACAGACAACGACCGGCCGCCGGGCAAGCAGCAAAGCTCCCATGATGACGAGAACAGTGGCAGGCAGAACGCGTCCCCACCAGGAAATGGCCAGACCGAGCTCGCACTCCGACCGCACGAACAGAATGCGGTGGGTGGACTTGCGCCCGCACCGCAAGACAGGTCACGAACTTCTCTAGACAGACCGCACGAGCATAGTAGCAAAGAGCGTTCCAAGTCAAATGGACGAAGGCCAAGCGGACAGCAGCGAACATGTGGGAAATGCCAGAGGCATTTGACCGGACAATTTGTACGAGCGTTGGGCGACACATATCATCTGGAATGCTTCACATGCCAC GACTGCGGGAAGATTGTCGCGTCGAAATTCTTTCCCGTGCCAGATCAACCGCCGAATCAGTATCCCCTCTGTGAGACCGACTATTTTCGAAGACTGGATCTGCTGTGCTATGCCTGCGGAGGGGCTTTGCGAGGATCATACATCACTGCGCTGGAACGCAAGTACCACATCGAGCACTTCACGTGTTCAGTTTGCCCCACGGTCTTTGGTGCACAGGACTCATATTATGAACACGAGGGCAACGTGTATTGCCATTACCACTACTCGACCAAATTCGCGCAAAAGTGTAACGGATGCCAGACCGCTATCCTTAAGCAGTTTGTGGAGATCTTCCGAAATGGAGTGAATCAACACTGGCATCCCGAGTGCTACATGATACATAAATACTGGAACGTGCGCCTGCATGCACCCCCACCTAAGGGCTCTGAAGAGGAACAGACTCTGGAGCATCACAGGCAGATCAAATCTAGCAGCGAAGGTGATGCAAGCGAAGATCAACGGCGAACCGTCAGAACAGAAGAAGAGGCGGTGGAGTACAAAGTCCACTGGATTTGGCATACTTTGTCGACTTTTGAAGAGCGCTCCGCCACTCGAATTTCCGACATGTTGCTGCACGTCAGTAATGGTGCATATATGGATGGAGTCGTCGCTGCCAAAAAGTTCATAACCCACGTTGACCTACTCTTCGGAGCAGCCGATGACCTGGACCACAGACTCCAAGTACGGCCGACTACGGGCGCAGACAAAACAGTGCGCACATTTGATGCTATCGTGCATCCGGGATTGAGTTACAGCAGAGAAGCCAAGTTGCTGTGCAAGAAAGTAGTGGctttcttccagcttctcgctGAAAATCAGGACAATGGCGTTCGACGGCTGGGTGTTACGCAAGAGCTGCTCTCCCTCGTGACTGGTCTGGCACACTACTTAAAGCTCATGATACGGATATGTCTTTCAGGCGCTCTCAAGCTGGAACGAGAGACGTCCAGCGCAGAAGGACTGGAGGGTTTCTTGAAAGATATCAGCAAACTTGATGAGAGGCTCGATGCGGAAAGCCAACGAGATTCAAGGGCTGATGCTGAGGCCTACGTCGACAAAAGCGCAGACACATGCGCAGTCTGTGATAAGGCTGTCGAGGACAAGTGCTTCCGCCGAGACAATCGCGTGATCCACACGCAATGTCTGAGTTGTGCCAAATGTAACAAAGATTTTGGCGACGATACAGCAAATGCACGATGGAGCGAGCAAGGGCAGAAGGCGTGGTGTGAGATTCACGCGCCCTCTGATGCGACGACAGGTGGTTTCGTGGCCGTATCACGCTTGCAGCAATATGTCCATCTGCTTCGAGTCGCGCACGCACGGCTCCTCGCCACGTTAAGGACAAGCGGAGCGTTGCCACACACCAGCGACGACCCCAATTTGCTCGGATACGACTCTCGAGAGGGACATAGCCTCGATGGCCAGGAACAGCCTCCGCTACTACGTTCGAATACAAGATCGAGATCGTATGCTGGCAGGTCGCCCGGCCAAAGAAATCAGGGCGAGCCCAGCTATGAGGATACGATGGGAGACATACGGCGCTTACGAAGCACCAGAATGGACAAACACCTTTCGAATGCCACCAAGAAGGCTCGCACATCTCGAATCATCGATGGTCCCGAAGGCATGCGGCCAGGTTCGGCAGATGGAGGCGATAATCGTCGCAAGAGCACATTTCAAATTATCGAGGATCGAGCTGCGCAAGGGGACTCTGTCACTCAACTCACGTTTGGCAAACAGGATGCAATGACTCTCGATGACATTCCGAGAATTGTGCAAGCGCAACAAACGAGGGAACAACGACCAAATGCGTCCCGATACGCAAGACAGCCAATGATTCCACAGGACCCCGTGCCCAAGCTAGTCAACGGCCATACCCGCGACTTTTCAGGAGATGGTcaagagaagctggagacaAGGCCGCCTGGCACAAAGAAGTACTTCTCAGAACTGACAGCACTTGAGTACTTCATCGTCCGTCATGTCGCAGTTCTGTCCATGGAGCCCTTGGTCGAAGGGCACTTCAACCAGGAAGAGCTGTTGGACCTCATCGAGACCAGGAAGCAGAACTTCTGGAGCAAATTCGGCAAGGCATTCCAGGGTAAAGAGAAGAGACCTCGGGCTGCCAAGAATGCCATCTTCGGGATTCCTCTGGAGCAGGTCCTTGAACGTGACTACGAGGAAAGTACTGATGGTGTTGGCCCTGGCTCTTTGAAGATTCCATCAATCGTCCAAGAGTGTATTAGCGCCATGAAGACCATGGACATGTCCGTGGAGGGCGTCTTCCGTAAGAACGGCAACATCAAGCGACTTAACGACGCCAAGGAAGAGATTGACGCGAAAGGCGCCGTGCAGGTTGATCTGACAAAGGAGAACCCGGTGCAAGTTGCAGCGCTGCTCAAAAAGTACTTGCGTGAACTGCCCGACCCGCTGATGACAAACAAGCTCCATAAGCTATGGACGACGTCCTCGCGCATCGAAGACAACGAGAAACGGCGACGACTATTGCACCTAACGTGCTGTCTCCTGCCTAAATCGCACAGAGACACGATGGAGGTCTTGTTCACCTTTATGAATTGGGTGTCAAGCTTCAGTCACGTGGACGAGGAGAGTGGCAGCAAGATGGATATCCACAACCTCGCAACGGTCATAACACCCAACATCATGCACAGCGGCAAGGATGTCGTACCTGTAGAGGACAGTTTCTTGTCGATCGAAGCTGTGCACAGCTTGATAGAGTGCAACGAAAGCATGTGTGAG GTGCCAGAAGATCTTGCTATGATCTTGAACGACTCTTCGCTGTTCAGCAACAACGCAGAAATCACGACGAAAGAGATTCTGAAGCGCTATGGCGACCGTGCAAAGGCGCCCACAGTCAATAGCGGGCATGTTGTCGCAGCACAAAACGGCActacctcgccgccatcatcTGCGCCAGTTGTCACGCGTGTCGACACTGATCCATATCAGCAGAGCGCATGGCAGAATGAGAGCTCAGTCAGGCATGTCGGCAGCGATCGAGACCCGATGACACCACCAACACTTCCATATGCGAACCCCAACGCATCCACCGAGTCGCACGGCAGTCCAAACCGCGCGAGTCGTGCAGGCCCGCAACAACAACGACCTGTTGGCATGGCATAG